The nucleotide window CGGATGGTGTCCGGTGAGAGGGATTCCCGGCAGGCTTCCCGGTTTTCCGCGCTTGGCTCGCGCCAGTAAGCCTCCCAGGGTCCCCATTGATCGCTAAACCCGTCGAGGTAGGCGTTACCGTTCTGCGAGATGATTGCTGATACCCGATAGGGATTGCGCATGGCTATCCGTAGGCCCACCGGAGCACCGTAATCAAAGACGTACAACGCATATCGCTCCAGTGACATGGCTTCAGTGAAACCCTCGATCACGTTGGCTAGGGAAGGTCTGAACAAGTCCCCTGGACCTGTCAGAATGTAGGTTGTTGAACGAGACCCAATCAGGAAGCCCCGATGAGCCAGTTGAGTTTTTCCGACGCCGAATTTGCAGGCAAGCGCAAAGTGACGCGCCGCGAGAAGTTCCTGGCCCAGATGGAACGGGCCGTTCCCTGGAAGGTCTTCGCCGACCTGGTCGAACCGCACTACCCGAAGGCCGGCAACGGCCGTAGGCCTTACCCGTTGGAAGTGATGCTGCGCATCCACTTCATGCAGCAGTGGTTCAACCTGTCGGACCCGGCGATGGAAGAGGCGCTGTACGACAGCACCTCGATACGCAATTTCGCCAAGCTCTCGCTCACGCGTGGCAGCATTCCTGACGAGACGACGATCCTGAACTTTCGTCATCTGCTGGAAAAACACGACATTGCAGCAGACGCACTGGAAGCGGTGAACTTGCTGTTGGCCGATCAGGGCATCACGGTACGCAAGGGCACGATCATCGATGCCACGATCATCGAAGCGCCCAGTTCTACGAAGAACGCCGCAGGCGCGCGGGATCCCGAGATGCATCAGACCAAGAAGGGCAATCAGTGGCACTTTGGCATGAAGGCCCACATTGGCGTGGACATGACCGGCCTGGTGCACACTGTGGTGGGCACGGCAGCCAATGTTCACGATGTCACGCAGGCCCATGCGCTGCTGCACGGTGAAGAAGAATTGGTGCTGGGCGATGCGGGCTACCGAGGAGTCCAGGATCGAGAGGAAAACCAGAGTCGCAACGTGCAGTGGCACATTGCCATGCGTCCGGGCAAACGCCGTGCGCTGGGCAAGAGCAACATGGGGCGGATGCTGGAGTCCTACGAACGAGCCAAGGCCAGCCTGCGCTCGCGGGTGGAGCATCCGTTTCGGGTGATCAAATGCCAGTTTGGATTTACCAAGGTGCGCTATCGGGGGCTGGCCAAGAACACGGCGCAGCTGAAGATGCTGTTTA belongs to Castellaniella sp. and includes:
- a CDS encoding IS5 family transposase: MSQLSFSDAEFAGKRKVTRREKFLAQMERAVPWKVFADLVEPHYPKAGNGRRPYPLEVMLRIHFMQQWFNLSDPAMEEALYDSTSIRNFAKLSLTRGSIPDETTILNFRHLLEKHDIAADALEAVNLLLADQGITVRKGTIIDATIIEAPSSTKNAAGARDPEMHQTKKGNQWHFGMKAHIGVDMTGLVHTVVGTAANVHDVTQAHALLHGEEELVLGDAGYRGVQDREENQSRNVQWHIAMRPGKRRALGKSNMGRMLESYERAKASLRSRVEHPFRVIKCQFGFTKVRYRGLAKNTAQLKMLFTLANLWKVRHHLMATAG
- a CDS encoding alpha/beta fold hydrolase, with protein sequence MGQELLAARHFALACKFGVGKTQLAHRGFLIGSRSTTYILTGPGDLFRPSLANVIEGFTEAMSLERYALYVFDYGAPVGLRIAMRNPYRVSAIISQNGNAYLDGFSDQWGPWEAYWREPSAENREACRESLSPDTIRNWQYGTGAEPGTLSPDGYELDIAYMARPGAEEIQLDLILDYRSNVALYPAFQAYFRDYRPPLLAAWGRHDPAFVPAGAAAYKKDLPDAQVHLLDAGHFALETHAQEVATLIRAFLEPIAHQSRQP